Proteins from one Oryza sativa Japonica Group chromosome 12, ASM3414082v1 genomic window:
- the LOC136354592 gene encoding uncharacterized protein — protein sequence MVPSILGNGRAKSGHQPLPPAAIPVDLPPHRRPLSPTLPAGLQPPLPPRRSVFRPRRRLLQHRSCPLSLGLPSVSRGDRRRRVPAVALLFPSRRPPPAASISLPERRSTSPPPSSAPRRRSHPRHHLLLARTSPERRRLRAGLSFLLVGSSPRCTTTFTNVVAACSTLSPPPLSRCCLPSSSSPTVLVVDVPSVARLVVSRRRLRRRHRSGVVLVVLVPVQPLPAVLVASSPVPVVVVALVLSSFPIVVAFVPPSSRSRPSSAFVKRVAAAPSSCSSSAPRRQASCRPQLSFVQGSPPKPSPRRSSPLCPSVSAAPVRRCRSHASSRGGL from the exons ATGGTGCCTTCAATCctcgggaacggacgcgccaagtccggccaccaaccattgccgccggccgccattcccgtcgac ctccctccccaccgtcgccctctctctcccacgttgccggccggtctccagccgcctctcccgcctcgccggagcgtcttccggccgcgccgtcgcctcctccagcatcgcagctgccccctctccctcggcctaccctccgtttcgcgcggtgaccgccggaggcgcgttcccgccgtcgccctcctctttccttcgcgccggccgcctccagccgcctctatctccctgcctgagcgccggtcgacgtcgccaccaccttcctcggctccacgacgccgctctcatccccggcatcacctcctcctcgcccgaacttcgccggaacgccgtcgtctccgcgccggcctctccttcctcctcgtcggctcgtcgccccgctgcaccaccaccttcaccaacgtcgtagcggcgtgttccacgctgtcccctcctcctctcagccgctgctgcctgcctTCATCGTCATCTCCgaccgttctcgtcgtcgacgtcccgtcggtcgcccggctcgtcgtctcgcggcgccgcctccgtcgtcggcatcgtagcggcgtggtcctcgtcgtcctcgtccccgtgcagccgctgccggctgtcctcgtcgcctcctcgccggtcccggtcgtcgtcgtcgccctcgtcctctcgtcgttcccgatcgtcgtggcgttcgtccctccgtcaagccgttctcgtccgtcgtccgcgttcgtcaagcgagtcgctgcagccccgtcctcgtgttcgtcctcggctccgcgtcgtcaagcctcgtgccggccgcagctctccttcgtccaaggatcgccgccgaagccgtcccctcgccgttcgtctccgttgtgcccgtctgtctccgccgcgcccgttcgtcgttgtcgctcccacgcctcgtcgcgtggtg